The following are encoded together in the Drosophila sechellia strain sech25 chromosome 3R, ASM438219v1, whole genome shotgun sequence genome:
- the LOC6612602 gene encoding uncharacterized protein LOC6612602 isoform X2, which translates to MDKSRSTAYDKFVGFVEQLRNTECSQKQKITCFQQIAECIMSPSLAGHINYAAHCGTATNVLLLFCEDVDSVVRMSAEENLNKILRSLEKTRVSRILMDLYGEIKRNGNQRSLRICLNLFSYYAPQIKEKHIKWYAVRLLQCMTTISQRKETLLQETLCDFVKHFCRHIQQGLSDSESCKLFETFLDHISSDCAVKRRCSAQNCMSLIENARNRSLMAKHGVNKVMELLLTDQQASSVLGALGLLRLLLPQLIRGYPGDSHEDSESLAGKKQQQQQTTTSDCRQIIEIYDYCLHLLSTQHTANHAIINATLEVINGILQAVDAAYDGQCSQSLGQSLRQLLCNQQLQHNEYLRRRKSLKNQIFQLKNYEVAASQHQLEDEDENEDVDELVVGSTAMQMKKNSNAKLQQAKCREQQQHQQQLEVDNSSLGINAGEDTTTEAPSSVADEGGEPESTKQRCHIRNAARSISECVASDEDKQGQGHRQQRDEDEVVVAEDDDDDDDMELLSAECDDFTTLSQLNEQQQALSTVLKLPATTAAAARGAATSQDDKLIDVDADVGGLTKPQHQSSLQNLLAGSDDKSQHLSDIDNESFNSIDFDAEITIAGSKEQQQQQQQHPPADDSVESGDATAIGTFFNNLLSHSNAASESVSKLFRQSSGSKSTPSKSASTTAPADKSDAISAASLTLSLTSLASSNLEPPERQPSIAETPTPVEDSCSITATHTASTALMMDAPAVEVAASKPETPQLRGTPNANPFLVENSPLRQTVVGRALITVKIGSILEQSLVYYTARLVAARFLLSGQAAGLQPDSISRVSIKSLSLGVIAQCVRLSPRILQLSLEISEQELQLLEEATSQTGSGDSTQVSSPQSSDNSQVGGEKPPLDSSLVPTSLEENLLLLDIKDDHFGPSTCPAYLQPATPTLSRSADASVLLLEGSTTSSPFAKKPEEKLSKSEIIGSSYRPTVAVEDVPPLSMPPRPPKRTKSTRSRVGVLGASSTTESSPPQDRQKLSDILLFHDHCDPILRGGVQQVVGNFLQSSGAGLFLNLQRGLGLQHLLAILLKGFEDEIHTVVIQALNAFDKIFPHVVSKYLTEPPCHYHAHQQQQQKEQQQQQEQDNQKLEQDLQRHSSGQQKRSGQAQTFGQQTFAKDQDNALSSQRQQQRRPNDAGTCANSSATDNDELLAALLNDFQLQSTGMRQQPKNNSTGTGQSGNEPDLEPNPNPAVEPFCVFAISPKLLLSKLRLCHHNKYWLVQNKYAEVISNLNYVLLRSYYANFRCAIDNKNSGARKQDSKWPPMDASSVCHSGRDAEGEDIVCTYEAQFLAELLHLLGDDDARVREHAACCLCRFIMQTARQDPAQGQGAGGGGDVIEGNGKVNVETQQTNFNLLWDFFDYRIFGSMSVTLRNLFRASSTIVPPLAELDALATSNSAPSYPDTGSTSGSSTSTSASYGGSAAAVSAASAYFEASYGIGIAEGHVFALASASQRQIAQEEKVLAKVLYRLTNKLMTLNDKNVQFGIIYALRLLLRHFNFVDYQKAWLEFNFVEICISYAYYNNATAADLGCQNDLIDVMGKLMAGAMLSSGEPNAAHLDFLLRHSVRMLNIYYHLVTNQRPHSTGSQSGSSSSKPPKSELFAREQPAASLQALGYFAGDYVYMKLYNILRGANDSYKITINQEAGSLLICLLKTCLHAVSLCLEGMASASPPELKLIEEILHYLTRLINYAPAECVACLRQLLKYLFAQNYASQVRLQPSAIGGNGSGIGHHAAFMRPYFAAKGRGHGASSTLLPTINSKPAVAGSQRGAPTDARQPIDAGPLHDMGMLFVHGLQPPSPPAGDSVRLIKLFEPLVIYCLTLFMKSNALVQAPILRLLSQLLDLNVTYSILDSKNVIFDQVLSNMDLIEEGIDRNAFIMVPPMLRFLVQLTHKSDRQLITIPKIISITNNLLANGSVREVALLALKTLSYELFFMHSQLEEALNTEGHNSGRAACQSPLSAAPTPETREALLAQRRELDTQREVVLGMLEKFMEARPSQQVLALLLLFERSVQQLDTPPYRSAQDADAVYGTLCRGLCSRQWRLHNAGDLRLLESCFRNNGNHVLADSKGFLQLLQLFIEQGVGNFGDLALAMVMLSNVILKTEEIYLVNHIKLYLKNNPTAERRLQALMPSSPSTAPHWQDEAPSTSSAAAAARAAAASFSAGRSSISEINYFAKVLSEKLLACLEVLLGLEPSSSSHAYCQLAGRFVDALLNVCCRSRHKDALQSVFRLVLAESEFLCKYYSLLLMSAAVQGGSHSLDAVLLACLRLLLAMRLEEPVALLEQAAQLPLKKNLQRALLREVCRASAGCDWSAQQVRRLFEGRYLNFLIADHLEFICELCQERPECGSLLQVALFRNAHRLNRQSVRIVLRLLGRLCEPAEREASGDVGSDADPTLQALQLLSRLHQLYEGERSLQLPIERMARRLSAQSGQPARNVIYERLVEGDLAGGEDQDALRTLLLKDLECRQDNETATPSRIIDESWLFAQLIKFATQHADAPQQQKQLMLLLLEIQSEPKLQRLLRSLGTEQEAKLLRHAIAGSLAAMMSAFRQKCIQHAPHINYMQPPPLARVSCALLMSKVASTEARKCRNPPTWEQLDVARAVCALMACIRNAEQTALIYIDARLMEKFVVEHLLRREHLPQLLAYLGWLAGAAKQILAMPTRQESEQDALGVLLATVNALLQQPRVWRELNASLDHSLRCELLDLLDSVARCILQDTIFYRRHRRDRNKAKGPAPQAIFLAKLIETQIEIESLDSGRVLAGVEDARLQFAGQELARFQVALSLVASIGISLLRTHQFYAYAVTPHELIQPEVQQQQQEHQADGKLPSIPVDSLSDVDVLRQFVKSLKKLHKVQLLVDACNVFYQPNLERQLAYDNVIGTRTFAANQYDLNFSWAQMEDQAAAGVGVGMGVGVGLSGGEQANTADIKQSCDADVPDMAMRNYRHFTQLSGIDFRSSTQLVFDVLQQMIELNHILVLPNLVKFCEICESRDHIKWIKERCLKLQEQVAMDDTISHQHIIYLLCRSQALLIPSLVELQVLCSLIGNVYLKSTHSFIRIATLQGLLCLLECCSKTNTTMGRLSEELALLRALIVGYINRHGIIDESPLPFSVEHTKLVWTLNYSLIEWTSKFVPQCHLLSNTIIAANNFLKTTADEELYLCVLHGLERMVVNSGVPPPGIQPTGKDAAAGEPGAGAGAAGSEAGVGVVVTPQMRHKIEKLALELLKMENEKFSIPALKLLLSCMYVGSAAQLENTELSNGIVQDDPEIIAQQNDKVDILLHCIKSSTRDAAWIYGQVLCQIIRDLVPPNEILTKVIKEFLAINHPHCDVIAMIVYQVFRSAIDSSYLQMLQDWLICTLPTFLDQPEQQGVWGLSVIFLSASINLHLIKLFPLVLGIGASNSAAAATTATTATTEAEAAAPAMARKLGQHEIALFVTAAQDFHAKLSGEQRQRFRKAFGSFEQSQVYGRMLQRL; encoded by the exons ATGGACAAATCCAGGTCCACTGCGTACGACAAGTTCGTTGGCTTCGTTGAACAACTGCGGAATACGGAATGCAG CCAAAAGCAGAAGATCACCTGCTTTCAGCAGATTGCCGAGTGCATCATGTCGCCCTCGCTGGCGGGCCACATCAACTATGCCGCCCACTGCGGCACGGCCACGAATGTTCTGCTGCTGTTCTGCGAGGATGTGGATTCCGTGGTTCGGATGAGCGCCGAGGAAAACCTCAATAAAATACTGAGGTCACTCGAGAAAACCCGGGTCAGTCGCATCCTTATGGATCTGTATGGTGAAATTAAGCGTAATGGTAACCAGAG ATCCCTGAGGATTTGCCTGAATCTTTTCTCCTACTATGCTCCACAAATAAAGGAGAAACACATCAAGTGGTATGCCGTGAGATTGCTCCAATGTATGACCACCATTTCCCAGCGCAAGGAGACGTTGCTCCAGGAGACTCTTTGCGACTTCGTCAAACACTTTTGCCGCCATATACAACAGGGTCTCAGCGATAGCGAATCCTGCAAACTGTTCGAG ACTTTTCTGGACCATATTAGCTCCGATTGTGCCGTCAAGCGTCGTTGCTCGGCCCAAAACTGCATGAGTCTGATTGAGAATGCACGCAATAGGAGCCTCATGGCCAAACATGGGGTCAACAAAGTGATGG AGCTCCTGCTGACGGATCAGCAAGCGAGCAGCGTGCTGGGAGCCTTGGGGCTGCTGCGCCTCCTGTTGCCACAACTCATACGCGGCTACCCCGGCGATAGCCACGAGGATTCCGAGTCCTTGGCCGGcaagaagcagcaacagcagcagacaaCGACCTCCGACTGTCGGcaaattattgaaatttatgatTATTGTTTGCACCTGCTGAGCACGCAGCACACCGCGAATCACGCCATCATAAATGCCACCCTGGAGGTCATCAACGGCATACTCCAGGCTGTGGACGCCGCATACGATGGCCAATGTAGCCAGAGTCTGGGCCAAAGTTTGCGCCAACTGTTGTGCAATCAACAACTGCAGCACAATGAGTATTTGCGGCGAAGGAAATCATTAAAGAATCAAATATTCCAATTGAAAAATTACGAAGTGGCGGCAAGTCAACACCAGCtagaggatgaggatgagaaCGAGGATGTAGATGAGCTGGTGGTTGGGTCCACtgcaatgcaaatgaaaaagaattcaaaTGCAAAACTGCAGCAGGCGAAGTGTcgcgagcagcagcagcatcagcagcaactcGAGGTTGACAACAGCTCGCTGGGAATTAATGCTGGGGAAGATACCACGACCGAGGCTCCAAGTTCCGTCGCTGATGAAG gGGGAGAGCCGGAGTCAACGAAGCAGCGCTGCCACATTAGGAATGCCGCACGCAGCATCAGCGAATGCGTTGCCTCGGATGAGGACAAGCAGGGGCAAGGACACCGACAGCAGCGGGACGAGGATGAAGTCGTTGTGGcggaggatgatgatgatgacgacgacatGGAGCTGCTGAGTGCCGAGTGTGATGACTTTACAACCCTGTCGCAACTAAATGAACAACAACAGGCGCTGTCAACGGTATTGAAATTGCccgcaacaacagcagcagcagcacgcGGAGCAGCAACATCGCAGGACGATAAACTGATTGATGTTGATGCCGATGTCGGGGGGCTGACTAAACCGCAGCATCAGTCATCTCTGCAGAATCTGCTCGCCGGCAGCGATGACAAATCCCAGCATTTGAGTGACATCGACAATGAATCTTTCAACAGCATCGATTTCGATGCCGAAATCACAATTGCCGGCAGCaaagagcaacagcagcagcagcagcaacatccacCCGCGGATGATTCGGTGGAATCCGGCGATGCAACAGCAATTGGCACATTCTTCAACAATCTGCTGTCGCATTCCAATGCAG CTTCGGAGTCGGTCAGTAAGCTCTTTCGTCAATCAAGCGGCTCTAAGTCCACGCCCTCCAAGTCCGCTTCCACTACGGCTCCCGCCGACAAATCGGATGCCATCTCGGCCGCCTCGCTCACGCTCTCGCTTACCTCCTTGGCCAGCAGTAACCTGGAGCCGCCGGAGCGGCAGCCCTCGATTGCGGAGACGCCCACGCCGGTGGAAGACTCCTGCTCGATAACCGCCACCCACACGGCCTCCACAGCCCTCATGATGGATGCTCCGGCCGTGGAAGTGGCAGCCTCTAAGCCCGAAACACCACAGCTGCGTGGCACGCCCAACG CTAATCCCTTTCTAGTGGAGAACTCGCCGCTCCGGCAGACAGTTGTCGGTCGTGCCCTGATCACCGTGAAAATTGGCAGCATCCTGGAGCAGTCGTTGGTCTACTATACGGCTCGCTTGGTGGCAGCTCGGTTTCTGCTCAGTGGACAAGCGGCGGGATTGCAGCCCGATAGCATCAGCAGAGTTTCTATCAAGAGTCTCTCCTTGGGCGTGATTGCCCAATGTGTGCGTTTGTCTCCGAGGATTCTTCAACTCAGCCTGGAGATTAGCGAGCAGGAACTGCAGCTGCTGGAGGAGGCCACCTCTCAGACAGGAAGTGGTGATAGCACTCAAGTTTCAAGTCCACAGAGCAGCGACAATTCCCAGGTGGGCGGAGAGAAGCCACCGTTGGATAGTAGTCTCGTTCCGACTAGCTTGGAAGAGAACCTGCTTCTGCTGGACATTAAGGATGATCATTTCGGGCCGAGCACATGTCCAGCATACTTGCAGCCAGCGACACCCACCCTAAGCCGCAGTGCAGACGCTTCAGTTCTCCTACTTGAAGGCAGCACTACTTCATCGCCGTTTGCCAAGAAACCGGAAGAGAAGCTCTCCAAGTCCGAGATCATTGGAAGTTCGTATAGGCCCACAGTGGCAGTTGAGGATGTGCCTCCATTGAGCATGCCTCCACGTCCACCCAAGCGCACAAAGTCAACGCGTAGTCGAGTAGGAGTACTTGGAGCCTCCTCTACAACTGAGAGTTCTCCACCTCAAGACCGTCAGAAGCTTTCGGATATCCTGCTCTTCCATGACCACTGCGATCCCATCTTGCGGGGTGGCGTCCAGCAGGTTGTGGGTAACTTCCTGCAATCTAGTGGGGCTGGACTGTTTCTGAATCTGCAACGTGGTCTTGGCCTGCAACACTTGTTGGCCATTTTACTGAAG GGCTTTGAGGACGAGATCCACACAGTGGTTATACAAGCGTTGAATGCATTCGATAAGATATTTCCGCATGTGGTGTCCAAATATTTGACAGAGCCGCCATGTCATTATCATgctcatcagcagcagcagcagaaggagcagcaacagcagcaggagcaggacaaCCAGAAGCTGGAGCAGGACCTGCAACGACATTCAAGTGGGCAACAAAAGCGTTCGGGCCAGGCGCAAacatttggccaacaaacTTTTGCAAAGGACCAGGATAATGCCTTAAGCAGtcaacggcagcaacaaaggCGTCCTAACGATGCCGGGACATGTGCCAACTCCTCGGCCACTGATAATGATGAGCTACTGGCTGCTCTTTTGAATGATTTCCAATTGCAATCGACTGGCATGCGGCAGCAGCCAAAGAATAATAGCACCGGCACCGGGCAGTCGGGTAATGAGCCCGATCTCgaacccaatcccaatcccgcAGTGGAGCCTTTCTGTGTGTTTGCCATCTCACCGAAATTGCTCTTGAGCAAACTCCGGCTCTGCCATCACAATAAATATTGGCTGGTCCAGAATAAATACGCCGAAGTTATTTCGAATTTAAATTACGTGCTGCTGCGGTCGTACTACGCAAATTTTCGTTGTGCCATcgacaacaaaaacagcggcgCCAGGAAGCAGGACTCCAAGTGGCCACCGATGGATGCCAGCAGTGTCTGCCACTCTGGACGGGATGCGGAGGGCGAGGACATTGTCTGCACTTATGAG GCGCAGTTTCTGGCTGAACTTTTACATCTGCTCGGCGACGATGATGCGCGGGTGCGGGAACACGCCGCCTGCTGTCTATGCCGCTTTATAATGCAAACGGCGCGCCAGGACCCAGCGCAAGGCCAAGGAGCAGGAGGCGGTGGAGACGTTATCGAAGGCAATGGCAAAGTCAACGTGGAAACTCAACAAActaatttcaatttgctgtGGGATTTTTTCGACTATCGCATATTTGGCAGCATGTCCGTGACGTTGCGTAATTTATTCCGGGCCAGTTCGACGATTGTGCCGCCTCTGGCTGAGCTGGATGCATTGGCCACCTCGAATTCAGCCCCATCCTACCCCGACACTGGCAGCACGTCCGGCTCCTCCACATCGACATCTGCCTCATACGGAGGATCCGCAGCGGCAGTCTCCGCGGCGTCGGCCTACTTCGAGGCAAGTTACGGCATCGGCATCGCCGAGGGGCATGTTTTTGCGCTGGCATCCGCGTCCCAACGTCAAATCGCGCAGGAGGAAAAAGTTTTGGCCAAAGTTTTGTATCGCTTGACAAATAAATTGATGACGCTGAATGATAAAAATGTGCAg TTTGGCATAATTTACGCGCTGCGCCTCCTGCTGAGGCACTTCAATTTCGTGGACTATCAAAAGGCCTGGCTGGAATTCAATTTCGTTGAAATTTGCATTAGCTATGCCTACTACAACAATGCAACAGCTGCGGACCTCGGCTGCCAGAACGATTTGATTGATGTGATGGGCAAATTAATGGCAG GTGCCATGCTGAGCTCAGGTGAGCCAAACGCCGCCCACCTGGACTTTCTGCTGCGTCACAGCGTCAGGATGCTGAACATCTACTATCACTTGGTCACCAATCAGCGCCCACACAGCACGGGATCCCAGTCGGGAAGCAGCAGCTCCAAGCCGCCCAAGAGCGAGCTCTTTGCCCGCGAACAGCCAGCGGCATCCCTTCAGGCTCTGGGTTACTTTGCCGGCGATTACGTTTACATGAAACTTTACAACATTTTAAGAGGTGCTAATGACAGCTACAAG ATAACCATAAATCAGGAGGCCGGCAGCTTATTAATTTGTCTCCTGAAAACCTGCCTCCACGCAGTGAGCCTCTGCCTGGAGGGCATGGCGAGTGCTTCGCCCCCGGAGCTGAAATTAATCGAAGAAATACTCCACTATTTGACCAGGCTCATAAATTATGCGCCCGCCGAGTGCGTTGCATGTCTGCGGCAActgttgaaatatttattcgcCCAAAATTATGCCAGCCAAGTGCGGCTGCAGCCATCGGCCATCGGTGGAAATGGCAGTGGAATTGGCCACCATGCCGCCTTCATGCGTCCCTACTTCGCGGCCAAGGGCAGGGGTCACGGCGCCAGCTCCACATTGTTGCCAACAATAAATTCAAAACCAGCGGTGGCGGGATCCCAGCGAGGGGCTCCAACCGACGCTCGCCAGCCAATTGATGCCGGCCCACTCCACGACATGGGCATGCTCTTTGTGCACGGCCTGCAGCCACCCTCTCCGCCGGCGGGCGACTCTGTCCGGCTTATAAAGCTATTCGAGCCGCTGGTCATATACTGTCTGACG CTCTTCATGAAATCCAATGCGCTGGTACAGGCGCCCATTTTGCGATTACTTTCCCAACTGCTGGACTTGAATGTGACCTACAGCATACTGGACTCCAAGAACGTAATATTCGATCAGGTACTGAGCAATATGGATCTGATTGAAGAGGGAATAGATAG AAACGCCTTCATCATGGTGCCGCCCATGCTGAGATTCCTGGTGCAGCTGACGCACAAGAGCGACCGGCAGCTGATCACGATACCCAAGATCATCAGCATCACCAACAATCTGCTGGCCAACGGATCGGTGCGCGAGGTGGCTCTGCTGGCCCTGAAGACCCTCAGCTACGAGCTGTTTTTTATGCACAGCCAGCTGGAGGAGGCGCTGAACACCGAGGGCCATAACTCAGGGCGAGCCGCGTGCCAGAGTCCTTTGAGTGCAGCCCCCACGCCGGAAACCAGAGAGGCCTTGCTGGCGCAACGACGCGAACTGGACACCCAACGGGAAGTGGTGCTGGGCATGCTGGAGAAGTTCATGGAAGCACGGCCGAGTCAACAGGTCCTCGCCCTACTCCTGCTGTTCGAACGGAGTGTGCAGCAACTGGACACGCCACCGTATCGCAGTGCCCAGGATGCGGACGCCGTGTACGGGACGCTTTGTCGAGGGCTGTGCTCCCGCCAATGGCGTCTCCACAACGCCGGTGATCTGCGGCTCCTGGAGAGCTGTTTCCGCAATAACGGCAACCATGTGCTGGCCGACAGCAAGGGAttcctgcagctgctgcagcttttCATCGAGCAG GGCGTTGGGAACTTTGGTGATTTAGCTCTGGCCATGGTTATGCTGTCCAACGTAATCCTTAAAACGGAGGAGATTTATCTAGTGAATCACATTAAactttatttgaaaaataatcCAACAGCCGAGCGTCGTCTACAGGCCCTGATGCCCAGCTCCCCATCGACAGCTCCTCATTGGCAGGACGAGGCACCATCGACGTCTtcggcggcggcagctgccAGAGCGGCCGCCGCATCCTTTTCCGCCGGCCGCTCCTCCATCAGTGAAATTAACTATTTCGCCAAAGTTCTCAGCGAGAAGCTGCTCGCCTGTTTGGAGGTCCTCCTGGGCTTGGAACCGAGCTCATCCAGCCACGCCTACTGCCAGCTGGCCGGGCGCTTCGTGGATGCCCTGCTCAACGTCTGCTGTCGCTCACGGCACAAGGATGCACTTCAATCAGTTTTCCGTTTGGTTTTGGCCGAGTCTGAATTTCTCTGCAAATACTATAGCCTGCTGTTGATGAGTGCCGCAGTCCAGGGCGGATCCCACTCACTGGATGCCGTGTTGCTGGCCTGCCTGAGGTTGCTGCTCGCCATGCGGCTGGAGGAGCCGGTGGCCCTTTTGGAACAGGCCGCCCAGCTGCCGCTGAAGAAAAACTTGCAGCGGGCGTTGCTACGCGAAGTTTGTCGTGCAAGTGCG GGCTGCGATTGGAGTGCGCAACAAGTGCGCCGGCTGTTCGAAGGCAGGTATCTGAATTTCCTAATTGCTGACCACTTGGAATTCATTTGCGAGCTATGCCAAGAGCGTCCCGAGTGCGGCTCATTACTGCAGGTGGCCTTGTTCCGGAATGCCCATCGATTGAACAGG CAATCCGTTCGCATCGTCCTTCGGCTATTGGGACGTCTTTGTGAGCCCGCTGAACGGGAAGCCTCCGGAGACGTTGGCAGCGATGCGGATCCCACCCTGCAGGCTCTGCAACTCCTGAGTCGCCTGCACCAGCTTTACGAGGGAGAACGCTCGCTGCAGTTGCCCATCGAGCGGATGGCCCGGCGGCTGAGCGCCCAGAGTGGCCAGCCCGCCAGGAACGTCATCTACGAGCGTCTGGTGGAGGGAGACCTGGCCGGCGGAGAGGACCAGGACGCCCTGCGAACCTTGCT ACTGAAGGACTTGGAGTGCCGCCAGGACAATGAGACTGCAACGCCGTCGCGCATAATTGATGAGAGCTGGCTCTTTGCGCAG CTAATCAAATTCGCCACCCAGCATGCCGATGCcccgcagcagcagaagcaactaatgctgctgctcctggagaTCCAGTCGGAGCCGAAGCTGCAACGCCTGCTCAGAAGTCTGGGCACCGAGCAGGAGGCGAAACTACTGCGCCACGCCATCGCCGGTTCCCTGGCTGCCATGATGTCCGCCTTCCGGCAGAAGTGCATCCAGCATGCACCGCACATCAACTACATGCAACCACCGCCACTGGCGCGCGTATCCTGCGCCCTGCTCATGTCAAAGGTGGCTTCCACAGAGGCCAGAAAATGCCGAAACCCACCCACCTGGGAGCAACTGGATGTGGCGCGGGCGGTGTGCGCCCTGATGGCCTGCATTCGGAATGCGGAGCAAACAGCACTCATCTACATCGATGCCCGGCTGATGGAGAAGTTCGTGGTCGAGCACCTGCTGCGCCGCGAGCATTTGCCGCAGTTGCTGGCCTATCTCGGCTGGCTGGCCGGAGCGGCAAAACAGATTTTGGCCATGCCAACACGACAGGAGTCGGAACAAGACGCTCTGGGCGTGCTGCTGGCCACCGTGAATGCACTTTTGCAGCAGCCCCGCGTCTGGCGGGAACTTAATGCCAGTTTGGATCACTCACTGCGATGCGAACTGCTCGACCTGCTGGACTCAGTGGCTCGGTGCATTCTGCAGGACACCATTTTCTATCGAAGGCACCGCCGGGATAGAAACAAGGCCAAGGGACCGGCACCGCAAGCGATTTTCCTGGCCAAATTGATTGAAACCCAAATTGAAATCGAGTCCCTGGACAGTGGCAGGGTCTTGGCAGGCGTCGAGGACGCCCGACTGCAGTTCGCAGGTCAGGAGCTGGCCCGATTCCAAGTGGCATTG TCGCTGGTCGCCTCTATCGGCATCTCGCTGCTGCGAACGCACCAGTTTTATGCCTACGCGGTCACACCCCACGAGCTCATCCAGCCAGAagtccagcagcagcagcaggagcatcaGGCAGATGGCAAGCTGCCCTCCATTCCTGTGGACAGCCTGAGCGATGTCGATGTCCTGCGTCAATTTGTCAAGAG cCTGAAGAAACTGCACAAGGTGCAGTTGCTGGTGGATGCGTGCAATGTCTTCTATCAGCCCAATCTGGAGCGGCAGCTGGCCTACGACAATGTGATTGGCACACGCACCTTTGCGGCAAATCAGTACGATCTCAATTTCAGCTGGGCCCAAATGGAGGACCAGGCGGCGGCGGGAGTGGGTGTGGGAATGGGTGTGGGAGTGGGCCTATCTGGCGGGGAGCAGGCAAACACGGCGGACATTAAGCAGTCCTGCGATGCGGATGTGCCCGACATGGCAATGCGCAACTATCGCCATTTTACGCAGCTGTCGGGAATTGACTTTCGCAGCAGCACGCAGCTGGTCTTTGACGTACTGCAGCAGATGATCGAG CTGAATCACATCCTGGTGCTGCCCAATTTGGTAAAGTTTTGCGAGATCTGCGAGAGTCGCGACCACATCAAATGGATTAAGGAACGCTGCCTTAAACTGCAGGAGCAGGTGGCCATGGACGACACCATTTCGCATCAG CACATAATCTACTTACTGTGCCGCAGCCAGGCTCTCCTGATCCCCAGCCTGGTCGAACTGCAGGTCCTGTGCTCCTTGATTGGCAACGTCTACTTGAAGAGCACGCACAGCTTCATACGCATCGCCACGTTGCAGGGGCTGCTCTGCCTGCTGGAGTGCTGCAGCAAGACCAACACGACAATGGGACGGCTCAGTGAGGAGCTGGCATTGTTGCGAGCCCTAATTGTGGGCTACATCAATCGTCATGGCATCATTGATGAGAG CCCCCTGCCGTTCAGCGTGGAGCACACGAAGCTGGTCTGGACGCTCAATTACAGTCTGATCGAGTGGACATCGAAATTCGTGCCGCAGTGTCATCTGTTGTCAAATACAATAATTGCGGCCAACAATTTCCTGAAGACGACCGCCGACGAGGAGCTCTATCTGTGCGTTCTGCAT GGCCTGGAGCGCATGGTGGTCAATAGTGGAGTGCCGCCTCCTGGCATTCAGCCTACTGGAAAGGATGCCGCCGCTGGAGAACCGGGTGCCGGAGCCGGAGCAGCAGGATCCGAGGCGGGAGTTGGCGTCGTGGTCACACCGCAGATGCGacataaaattgaaaaacttgcaCTCGAATTgctgaaaatggaaaatgagaAATTTTCGATTCCGGCATTGAAATTGCTTTTGTCCTGCATGTATGTGG GCTCGGCCGCCCAGCTGGAGAACACGGAGCTGTCCAACGGAATTGTCCAGGATGACCCTGAGATAATCGCCCAGCAAAACGATAAAGTCGATATACTTTTGCATTGTATTAAATCATCGACTCGAGATGCCGCCTGGATTTATGGACAAGTGCTGTGCCAAATTATTCGTGATTTAGTGCCACCGAATGAAATATTGACGAAGGTCATAAAGGAGTTTCTGGCCATAAATCACCCGCACTGCGATGTTATTGCCATGATTGTATATCAG GTCTTTCGCTCCGCCATCGACTCGTCGTACCTGCAGATGCTCCAGGACTGGCTGATCTGCACCCTGCCAACGTTCCTGGACCAGCCGGAGCAGCAGGGTGTCTGGGGCCTCAGCGTCATCTTTTTATCCGCCTCCATAAATCTGCATTTGATTAAACTATTTCCGCTGGTGCTCGGCATCGGGGCATCCAACtctgcggcagcagcaacaacggcGACAACGGCAACAACTGAGGCAGAGGCAGCAGCTCCGGCGATGGCCCGAAAATTGGGTCAACACGAAATTGCATTGTTCGTGACAGCTGCACAAGATTTCCATGCGAAATTGAGTGGCGAGCAGCGGCAGCGTTTCCGCAAGGCATTCGGCAGCTTCGAGCAGAGTCAAGTCTACGGCCGGATGTTGCAGCGCCTGTGA